A stretch of Apostichopus japonicus isolate 1M-3 chromosome 9, ASM3797524v1, whole genome shotgun sequence DNA encodes these proteins:
- the LOC139973552 gene encoding probable lysosomal cobalamin transporter isoform X1 produces the protein MVKMRRFRELRAPYNQNFAKQVSGILSTFYIRYYRNKRSSVCSSTTTGVISLMVTLGALALIPVDIFVVSYMKDPDGEFKEWASNNETRAKVETAILYTYYILYSLIIAFLFLVIPFAIFFYEEEDEDITLKSRLFQASKFTACFVGFAVTLLLVGAFIPDSSSAKSGGSAWEEFQHLIKEIGESRGENALYFLISFVTLVGMLAIVIYTSYGMIIIPIDMLRGKRDTEEELREMRSRRERNEEQRRRLERRYSERRTTASSYRNRQDDLEDEELLIQQSEERLVAIRDDHQRGFLHKCSLLWWPFRVIVAVTLLTVDLLIVLSLFLTSLDRAMHSSGPKTGYMLSKRVLPNPLDIILVLSQEIFPMDFIIFLSILMFFMWASMAGIRKIGIWFCCLRMYKIRPHRTKAQGVLFMCMFMMYILMALNIMMYSLAPDYLSFGNQKYSVNGSHAIQCTIEAGDECIFTVTTALLATFTLNFWFFGACYYWTTWLFMAFVVISIVVAILKKPTSSIEGAVDSSDLDDSDDELVQP, from the exons ATGGTCAAAATGAGGCGGTTTCGAGAGTTGCGTGCACCCTACAATCAAAATTTCGCAAAACAG GTATCTGGAATTTTGTCAACATTCTACATCCGGTATTATCGCAACAAGAGAAGCAGTGTCTGTAGTTCCACAACCACTG GTGTCATTTCACTGATGGTGACGCTGGGAGCACTGGCCCTGATTCCAGTCGACATCTTTGTTGTTTCGTACATGAAAGACCCTGATGGAGAATTCAAG GAATGGGCAAGTAACAATGAAACCAGAGCTAAAGTGGAGACAGCCATCTTGTATACATACTACA TCCTGTACAGCTTGATTATAGCTTTCCTGTTTCTGGTCATTCCGTTTGCAATATTCTTCTACGAAGAAGAGGATGAAGACATAACTCTAAAATCT AGACTTTTTCAGGCCTCAAAGTTTACTGCGTGCTTTGTTGGTTTTGCTGTCACCTTGTTACTTGTTGG AGCATTCATTCCCGATTCTTCATCGGCTAAATCAGGTGGTTCTGCCTGGGAGGAATTCCAGCACCTGATCAAAGAGATCGGAGAAAGTA GAGGTGAAAATGCTCTGTACTTCCTCATCAGCTTTGTTACCTTGGTGGGCATGTTGGCCATTGTCATATACACA TCGTACGGAATGATCATAATACCTATTGATATGCTTCGGGGTAAGCGTGACACAGAGGAAGAGTTGAGAGAGATGAGGTCACGCCGGGAGAGAAATGAGGAACAAAGGAGACGCCTGGAGAGAAGG TACAGTGAAAGAAGAACAACGGCCAGCAGTTATCGCAACAGACAGGACGACCTGGAAGATGAGGAGTTGTTGATCCAGCAAAGTGAAGAAAGACTCGTGGCTATCCGTGATGACCACCAAAGGGGTTTCCTTCACAAGTGTTCCCTTCTTTGGTGGCCTTTCAGGGTGATCGTGGCAGTGACTTTGCTGACAGTCGACCTGCTGATTGTGCTCTCCCTCTTTCTGACCag CCTGGATAGAGCTATGCATTCTTCCGGTCCAAAGACAGGGTATATGTTGTCGAAGAGAGTGCTTCCAAATCCATTGGACATCATTCTGGTGTTATCACAAGAG ATATTTCCCATGGATTTTATCATCTTTCTTTCCATCCTGATGTTTTTCATGTGGGCATCTATGGCCGGTATCAGAAAGATCGGGATCTGGTTCTGCTGTCTGAGG ATGTATAAGATTAGACCACACCGTACCAAAGCTCAGGGAGTTCTGTTCATGTGTATGTTTATGATGTACATACTGATGGCTCTTAACATTATGATGTACTCCCTGGCCCCCGATTATCTGTCTTTTGGAAATCAGAAATATTCTGTG AATGGATCTCATGCTATACAATGTACCATTGAGGCTGGGGATG AATGTATTTTTACGGTGACAACAGCTCTTTTGGCCACTTTTACTCTCAACTTTTGGTTCTTTGGTGCCTGTTACTACTGGACCACATGGCTCTTTATGGCT TTTGTGGTCATTTCCATCGTGGTGGCCATTTTGAAGAAACCGACCTCGTCTATTGAGGGCGCTGTTGATTCATCAGACTTGGATGATAGTGATGACGAGTTAGTGCAGCCGTAG
- the LOC139973552 gene encoding probable lysosomal cobalamin transporter isoform X2 yields the protein MAIPSLLPVVGWGGFAIVLLVSGILSTFYIRYYRNKRSSVCSSTTTGVISLMVTLGALALIPVDIFVVSYMKDPDGEFKEWASNNETRAKVETAILYTYYILYSLIIAFLFLVIPFAIFFYEEEDEDITLKSRLFQASKFTACFVGFAVTLLLVGAFIPDSSSAKSGGSAWEEFQHLIKEIGESRGENALYFLISFVTLVGMLAIVIYTSYGMIIIPIDMLRGKRDTEEELREMRSRRERNEEQRRRLERRYSERRTTASSYRNRQDDLEDEELLIQQSEERLVAIRDDHQRGFLHKCSLLWWPFRVIVAVTLLTVDLLIVLSLFLTSLDRAMHSSGPKTGYMLSKRVLPNPLDIILVLSQEIFPMDFIIFLSILMFFMWASMAGIRKIGIWFCCLRMYKIRPHRTKAQGVLFMCMFMMYILMALNIMMYSLAPDYLSFGNQKYSVNGSHAIQCTIEAGDECIFTVTTALLATFTLNFWFFGACYYWTTWLFMAFVVISIVVAILKKPTSSIEGAVDSSDLDDSDDELVQP from the exons ATGGCAATTCCTTCTTTACTTCCCGTAGTGGGATGGGGAGGATTCGCAATTGTACTTTTG GTATCTGGAATTTTGTCAACATTCTACATCCGGTATTATCGCAACAAGAGAAGCAGTGTCTGTAGTTCCACAACCACTG GTGTCATTTCACTGATGGTGACGCTGGGAGCACTGGCCCTGATTCCAGTCGACATCTTTGTTGTTTCGTACATGAAAGACCCTGATGGAGAATTCAAG GAATGGGCAAGTAACAATGAAACCAGAGCTAAAGTGGAGACAGCCATCTTGTATACATACTACA TCCTGTACAGCTTGATTATAGCTTTCCTGTTTCTGGTCATTCCGTTTGCAATATTCTTCTACGAAGAAGAGGATGAAGACATAACTCTAAAATCT AGACTTTTTCAGGCCTCAAAGTTTACTGCGTGCTTTGTTGGTTTTGCTGTCACCTTGTTACTTGTTGG AGCATTCATTCCCGATTCTTCATCGGCTAAATCAGGTGGTTCTGCCTGGGAGGAATTCCAGCACCTGATCAAAGAGATCGGAGAAAGTA GAGGTGAAAATGCTCTGTACTTCCTCATCAGCTTTGTTACCTTGGTGGGCATGTTGGCCATTGTCATATACACA TCGTACGGAATGATCATAATACCTATTGATATGCTTCGGGGTAAGCGTGACACAGAGGAAGAGTTGAGAGAGATGAGGTCACGCCGGGAGAGAAATGAGGAACAAAGGAGACGCCTGGAGAGAAGG TACAGTGAAAGAAGAACAACGGCCAGCAGTTATCGCAACAGACAGGACGACCTGGAAGATGAGGAGTTGTTGATCCAGCAAAGTGAAGAAAGACTCGTGGCTATCCGTGATGACCACCAAAGGGGTTTCCTTCACAAGTGTTCCCTTCTTTGGTGGCCTTTCAGGGTGATCGTGGCAGTGACTTTGCTGACAGTCGACCTGCTGATTGTGCTCTCCCTCTTTCTGACCag CCTGGATAGAGCTATGCATTCTTCCGGTCCAAAGACAGGGTATATGTTGTCGAAGAGAGTGCTTCCAAATCCATTGGACATCATTCTGGTGTTATCACAAGAG ATATTTCCCATGGATTTTATCATCTTTCTTTCCATCCTGATGTTTTTCATGTGGGCATCTATGGCCGGTATCAGAAAGATCGGGATCTGGTTCTGCTGTCTGAGG ATGTATAAGATTAGACCACACCGTACCAAAGCTCAGGGAGTTCTGTTCATGTGTATGTTTATGATGTACATACTGATGGCTCTTAACATTATGATGTACTCCCTGGCCCCCGATTATCTGTCTTTTGGAAATCAGAAATATTCTGTG AATGGATCTCATGCTATACAATGTACCATTGAGGCTGGGGATG AATGTATTTTTACGGTGACAACAGCTCTTTTGGCCACTTTTACTCTCAACTTTTGGTTCTTTGGTGCCTGTTACTACTGGACCACATGGCTCTTTATGGCT TTTGTGGTCATTTCCATCGTGGTGGCCATTTTGAAGAAACCGACCTCGTCTATTGAGGGCGCTGTTGATTCATCAGACTTGGATGATAGTGATGACGAGTTAGTGCAGCCGTAG